From Nymphalis io chromosome 12, ilAglIoxx1.1, whole genome shotgun sequence, a single genomic window includes:
- the LOC126772416 gene encoding nucleolar protein 16, translated as MKIKKQHRKKKYLHKLNRKRMHLKQKSTGDVKCQVIKEAWNHKKSSYRNLREMGLANDPNKAIKIPNFKQEQLRIAKQIVKNGESDTEEEVETIKRVPPKIRVAETLERVAKAPRERKFMLPKGQVEYVTYLLDKYGHDYKAMARDKKNYYQETWKQIRSKIKTFMGIPKQYGEYLKSRGLLDKEESEEVLKEQAKALVMDDSD; from the exons atgaagataAAAAAGCAGCATcggaagaaaaaatatttacataaacttaATAGAAAGAGAATGCATCTTAAACAAAAAAGTACAGGCGATGTAAAATG tcaAGTAATTAAAGAAGCCTGGAATCATAAAAAGTCTTCATATCGAAACCTTCGTGAAATGGGACTTGCTAATGATCCAAATAAGGCTATTAAAATACCTAACTTTAAACAAGAACAACTACGTATTGCTAAACAAATTGTAAAGAATGGTGAATCTGATACCGAAGAAGAAGTAGAAACGATAAAAAGAGTTCCTCCCAAAATACGAGTAGCAGAAACATTAGAACGAGTAGCAAAAGCACCAAGGGAACGGAAATTCAT gCTGCCTAAAGGACAAGTTGaatatgtaacatatttatTGGATAAATATGGGCACGACTACAAGGCAATGGCAAGAGACAAAAAGAATTATTATCAAGAAACATGGAAACAGATAAGGTCaaagataaaaacatttatggGTATACCTAAACAATATGGAGAATATCTGAAATCTAGGGGATTATTAGATAAAGAAGAAAGTGAAGAAGTGTTGAAGGAACAAGCTAAAGCTTTAGTTATGGATGATAGTGATTAA
- the LOC126772332 gene encoding testis-expressed protein 10 has protein sequence MNKTGATRYQKFLKAEKAKTKLKGKKDKELPKGTNVTKTNFKVKKIVLKEQLKKHGQNEALSSRKLNLKELLSRLNHFNTNSRTDALDGVKELITLHPEVLEQNLGDLIHGITMLILNIEKVVRQRALKVLHLILSNVSAEKMEPFFDIMSTYLRSAMTHIDSRIQEDSLFFLDILLACIPLRVAEDFHKIIPNFLDMISKQRVDTKPGRTLTVNLSSQITSVKWRVKVFQRLQEFLQKYALYKEIQQVEKTSFKNATNLHFFKTNQSNYYPLFNPVYISNCNISCFSAKSSELQVDEVEKFKEYTETLMPLLFATWLEACPNKKSDANFDMVINEETALLLRHILQVITLIRSFVKYFKRKYPSSDIDITFSQKYKYLFSQYFLNSFPYITNIRSKKLSKTNNPDDEEINDPKLVAENLEICHLFIMLNTNLNLKSQNREINVVLKYIEKIFNQNIDSNINNIVINIMHSLFSTESTGWTKTISVLDNLFRKIIWIYFNKSMSDISKQDIFTLLCKIALTEKLSHFHSCEPFEMWLKNLPDILLGQQLNAQTVNIIHKFAVTNNKLFNSVIKPKLLNIIKNLPKIVIINAGNDTDSYHELLSIFYWIKVWDTESLNLLESQLMDNAYKPDHGKYIFDTLRLRSGGIL, from the exons atgAATAAAACGGGAGCTACTCGGTATCAAAAGTTTTTAAAGGCTGAGAAGGccaaaactaaactaaaaggAAAGAAAGACAAGGAATTACCTAAAGGTACTAATGTAacgaaaactaattttaaagtaaaaaaaatagtcttaAAAGAGCAACTTAAAAAGCATGGTCAGAATGAGGCCTTATCGAGCCggaaacttaatttaaaagagCTATTATCTCGGCTCAaccattttaatacaaattcgCGAACTGATGCACTCGATGGAGTAAAAGAGCTTATAACGCTACATCCAGAAGTCTTAGAGCAAAATTTGGGAGACTTGATTCATGGAATcacaatgttaattttaaatatagagaaAGTG GTAAGACAGCGAGCATTAAAAGTACTGCACCTTATTCTTTCTAATGTATCTGCAGAGAAAATGGAACCATTTTTTGATATCATGTCAACTTACTTAAGAAGTGCCATGACACACATTGACAGTAGAATCCAAGAAGATTCACTTTTCTTCTTAGACATACTTTTGGCTTGTATTCCATTAAGAGTAGCTGAAGATTTCCATAAAATAATACCAAACTTTTTAGATATGATATCAAAGCAAAGAGTTGATACAAAACCTGGTAGAACATTGACGGTCAATTTAAGCAGTCAAATTACAAGTGTTAAATGGAGAGTTAAAGTTTTTCAACGTTTACAAGAATTTCTGcaaaaatatgctttatataaGGAAATTCAACAAGTGGAAAAAACCAGTTTTAAAAATGCTACTAATTTACACTTCTTCAAAACTAATCAGTCAAATTATTATCCCTTATTTAATCCagtttatatatcaaattgCAACATTTCATGTTTCTCTGCAAAATCTTCCGAGTTGCAAGTTGATGAAGTAGAAAAATTTAAGGAATATACTGAAACCTTAATGCCATTGCTTTTTGCAACATGGCTTGAGGCATGTCCAAATAAGAAATCTGATGCTAATTTTGATATGGTTATTAATGAAGAAACAGCTTTGCTGTTAAGACATATTCTTCAAGTTATTACTTTGATAAGATCCTTTGTAAAGTATTTTAAGCGTAAATATCCAAGTTCAGATATTGATATCACATTTTCCCAAAAGTATAAGTATCTGTTTAGCCAATACTTTCTTAACTCTTTTccttatattacaaatattcgatctaaaaaattgtcaaaaacTAATAATCCTGATGATGAAGAAATCAATGACCCAAAATTAGTTGCAGAGAACTTAGAAATATGTCATCTCTTCATTAtgttaaacactaatttaaatttaaaaagccaGAATCGTGAAATAAATgttgtacttaaatatattgaaaaaatattcaatcaaaatattgacagtaatattaacaatattgttataaatataatgcattCATTATTTTCTACTGAAAGTACTGGCTGGACAAAGACAATATCAGTTTTAGATAATTTGTTCAGAAAAATAAtttggatatattttaataagagtaTGTCAGATATATCTAAACAAGATATATTTACATTGCTGTGTAAAATTGCATTAACTGAAAAGTTATCACATTTTCATTCTTGTGAACCTTTTGAAATGTGGCTTAAAAACTTGCCTGACATATTATTAGGACAACAATTAAATGCGCAAACAGTTAATATAATCCACAAGTTTGCAgtaacaaataacaaattatttaattctgtgATTAAACCTAAACTATTGAACATTATAAAGAATCTgccaaaaatagtaataataaatgctGGTAATGATACAGATAGTTATCATGAATTGTTATCCATTTTTTATTGGATAAAGGTGTGGGACACTGAGTCTCTAAATTTGTTAGAAAGTCAATTAATGGACAATGCTTACAAACCAGAtcatggaaaatatatttttgacacaCTTAGGTTAAGGAGTGgaggaattttataa
- the LOC126772388 gene encoding protein DPCD isoform X3 encodes MYKNTIWYNLLMNAEKTCLKDEQIKKIHYKFDDGKEMVEEYNVDTKVLLRRAWKMKGKLGGEGKWSVELGDPIPETTPNADSIAIIESKDQPVLLKRNTRVNIEWRIRNLPYPIETYSIKAQNGDKSIIISTSNKKYYKKLEVPELARLGLPIEQMNIDATHKYNTLIITYKKPQELLNMDKEWFEELNKIKPIKDIPNECKTQ; translated from the exons atgtacaaaaatactATCTGGTACAATTTACTAATGAATGCAGAGAAAACTTGTTTAAAGGATgaacaaattaaaaagattcattataaatttgatGATGGGAAGGAAATGGTTGAGGAATACAATGTTGACACAAAAGTGTTGCTAAGAAGAGCTTGGAAAATGAAGGGCAAACTGGGAGGAGAGGGTAAATGGTCTGTAGAATTAGGTGACCCTATTCCTGAAACAACACCAAATGCTGATTCTATTGCCATTATAGAAAGTAAAGATCAG ccTGTTTTGTTAAAACGGAACACAAGGGTTAATATAGAGTGGAGGATAAGAAATCTACCTTATCCTATAGAAACATATTCTATTAAAGCACAAAATGGAGACAagtctattattattagtacttCCAATAAGAAGTACTACAAAAAACTAGAGGTGCCTGAATTAGCGAGATTAGGTTTGCCAATTGAACAAATGAATATTGATGCTACTCACAAATACAATACACTTATTATTACT TATAAGAAACCACAGGAATTATTGAATATGGACAAGGAGTGGTTTGAAGAATTGAACAAAATCAAACCTATTAAAGATATACCAAATGAGTGTAAAACACAGTAG
- the LOC126772388 gene encoding protein DPCD isoform X1 has product MQLLWQHYTQHEQTISVSIAVSRPLGLFVSLSTGYTYKIQILMTIVRNRMKRKFNLVEKIDSSGHHNNKEVFFSETDTEYKMYKNTIWYNLLMNAEKTCLKDEQIKKIHYKFDDGKEMVEEYNVDTKVLLRRAWKMKGKLGGEGKWSVELGDPIPETTPNADSIAIIESKDQPVLLKRNTRVNIEWRIRNLPYPIETYSIKAQNGDKSIIISTSNKKYYKKLEVPELARLGLPIEQMNIDATHKYNTLIITYKKPQELLNMDKEWFEELNKIKPIKDIPNECKTQ; this is encoded by the exons atgcagttactatggcaacattatacgcaacatgagcaaactatctctgtctcaatcgcggtttcacggccccttggtctatttgtttctctgtctacagGGTATACctacaaaatacaaatactaaTGACAATAGTTAG AAACAGaatgaaaagaaaatttaatttggttGAAAAAATCGATTCCAGTGGACACCACAATAATAAAGAAGTTTTCTTTTCGGAGACTGACACAGAATacaaaatgtacaaaaatactATCTGGTACAATTTACTAATGAATGCAGAGAAAACTTGTTTAAAGGATgaacaaattaaaaagattcattataaatttgatGATGGGAAGGAAATGGTTGAGGAATACAATGTTGACACAAAAGTGTTGCTAAGAAGAGCTTGGAAAATGAAGGGCAAACTGGGAGGAGAGGGTAAATGGTCTGTAGAATTAGGTGACCCTATTCCTGAAACAACACCAAATGCTGATTCTATTGCCATTATAGAAAGTAAAGATCAG ccTGTTTTGTTAAAACGGAACACAAGGGTTAATATAGAGTGGAGGATAAGAAATCTACCTTATCCTATAGAAACATATTCTATTAAAGCACAAAATGGAGACAagtctattattattagtacttCCAATAAGAAGTACTACAAAAAACTAGAGGTGCCTGAATTAGCGAGATTAGGTTTGCCAATTGAACAAATGAATATTGATGCTACTCACAAATACAATACACTTATTATTACT TATAAGAAACCACAGGAATTATTGAATATGGACAAGGAGTGGTTTGAAGAATTGAACAAAATCAAACCTATTAAAGATATACCAAATGAGTGTAAAACACAGTAG
- the LOC126772325 gene encoding uncharacterized protein LOC126772325 produces the protein MISSIISRLVILVFGTLYPAYASYKAVRTKNLKEYVKWMMYWIVFALFTCTETFTDVFLSWFPFYYEVKIVLVLWLLSPATKGSSILYRKFVHPALCRREQEIDEYIAKAKDQGYHTVLNLGTKGVNYATTVIMQTAIKGGGGLVQQLRKSYSLSDLSECEPREERAADEADDVLAEPRLIRRSVKSGYATRRSASESNSRTPMYFPEVDVDVRPARGRMDEPDFSHIKSTEDISSGYSSAENSSSLTRTSSVGGAGRRARASRTAVTAIKRPPAAEDNQVIIEELQDDDSIDYANMPPLVNFSSPLFLSHTDPPFIYQYVEDQVKIIQVLGNYPLSNNSKNHNDNSDKRDQKDATVEIQTSSINKCPVNEDIDRSKQMEADVKKDSNTDIPIDIDGKHSNSHDTKEIDVNELCNDLNEICKSEKNFMHVNDSTCSSVDNVSEELNDSSFFDTLTNDADTLESDDEASFETPVSTPKSSRKIKGKYGKSKAPLPPKTNDIDGEELNCRTVTCVPINEDNVININPNMLVKENESLESINTQISIATEVVDDILKKSQEFNLQLNESSIVNSESEKDRSRKSISPTKVSKGSSAFGKLFQIPSKLVFWHKTDDKSITDTNLSDDSRKSSIEHTNDEFQSCADLNIPSDKSEIPRIKITEPSFEGDVSDEKGSNDILEKSDALQKVIDAKLENHPEYKLVSLHEEIPTTSKSTDV, from the exons atgatatcgtCGATCATTTCCCGACTGGTAAT ATTAGTATTTGGGACTCTCTACCCGGCGTATGCCTCATACAAAGCTGTACGGACGAAGAACTTGAAAGAATAC GTAAAATGGATGATGTACTGGATCGTGTTCGCCCTATTCACGTGTACGGAGACATTCACAGACGTGTTTCTGTCTTGGTTCCCTTTCTATTACGAAGTGAAAATAGTACTTGTGCTATGGCTTCTGTCGCCAGCCACCAAAGGCTCTTCGATTCTCTACAGGAAGTTTGTACACCCAGCGCTATGCAGGCGAGAACAG gaGATCGATGAGTACATAGCAAAGGCCAAAGACCAGGGTTACCATACGGTGCTCAATTTGGGCACAAAAGGAGTCAACTATGCCACAACTGTTATTATGCAAACTGCTATCAAA GGCGGCGGTGGACTGGTGCAGCAGCTGCGCAAGAGCTACAGTCTGTCGGACCTGAGCGAGTGTGAGCCGCGCGAGGAGCGCGCCGCGGACGAGGCGGACGACGTGCTCGCCGAGCCGAGGCTCATCCGGCGTTCTGTTAAGAG CGGATATGCGACTCGGCGGAGCGCGTCCGAGTCGAACAGTCGTACACCGATGTACTTCCCGGAGGTAGACGTGGACGTCCGTCCCGCACGAGGACGCATGGATGAACCAGATTTCag CCACATAAAGTCGACGGAGGACATCAGCTCGGGCTACTCGAGCGCGGAGAACTCGTCGTCGCTGACGCGCACGTCGTCCGTGGGCGGCgcggggcggcgcgcgcgcgcctCGCGCACGGCTGTCACCGCCATCAAGCGCCCGCCCGCCGCTGAG gataatCAAGTTATCATCGAGGAGCTCCAAGACGACGATAGTATAGATTATGCAAATATGCCCCCCCTCGTAAATTTTTCGTCTCCCCTTTTCTTATCCCACACCGATCCCCCGTTTATTTACCAATATGTCGAAGACCAggttaaaataatacaagtattAGGTAATTATCCATTGAGCAATAACTCTAAAAACCACAATGATAATTCAGATAAACGGGACCAAAAAGATGCCACTGTGGAGATTCAAACGTCGTCAATAAACAAATGTCCAGTAAATGAAGACATTGATAGATCTAAACAAATGGAAGCAGATGTAAAAAAAGACTCGAACACAGACATTCCTATCGATATTGACGGTAAACATAGTAATAGTCATGATACAAAAGAAATTGATGTTAACGAGTTATGTAATGATCTAAATGAAATTTGTAAATCAGAAAAGAATTTTATGCATGTTAATGACAGTACTTGCTCATCAGTAGACAATGTCTCGGAGGAATTAAATGATTCAAGTTTCTTCGATACATTAACAAATGACGCCGATACGTTAGAAAGTGACGATGAAGCATCGTTCGAAACACCCGTATCGACGCCTAAAAGTAGCAGAAAAATAAAAGGCAAATACGGAAAAAGCAAAGCTCCACTTCCACCAAAAACAAATGACATTGATGGAGAAGAATTAAACTGCAGAACTGTTACCTGTGTTccaattaatgaggataatgtaattaatattaatccaaATATGCTAGTCAAAGAAAATGAGAGCTTAGAATCTATAAATACTCAAATTTCAATAGCAACGGAAGTAGtggatgatattttaaaaaaatcacaagaaTTTAATTTGCAACTTAATGAGAGTTCGATTGTAAATTCTGAGTCTGAGAAAGATAGAAGTCGCAAATCTATCTCTCCGACAAAAGTTTCCAAAGGAAGCTCAGCTTTTGGAAAACTATTTCAAATACCAAGTAAATTAGTGTTTTGGCATAAGACTGACGATAAATCGATAACTGATACAAATCTATCAGATGACAGCAGGAAATCGTCTATAGAACATACCAACGATGAATTCCAAAGTTGTGCTGATTTAAATATACCTAGCGATAAAAGTGAAATCCCTCGTATTAAAATTACTGAACCATCCTTCGAAGGCGACGTGAGTGATGAAAAAGGTTCAAATGATATTTTAGAAAAGAGCGACGCTCTACAAAAAGTTATTGATGCAAAGTTAGAAAATCATCCCGAGTACAAATTAGTTTCCTTACATGAAGAGATACCGACCACATCAAAAAGCACAGATGTGTAA
- the LOC126772388 gene encoding protein DPCD isoform X2: MKRKFNLVEKIDSSGHHNNKEVFFSETDTEYKMYKNTIWYNLLMNAEKTCLKDEQIKKIHYKFDDGKEMVEEYNVDTKVLLRRAWKMKGKLGGEGKWSVELGDPIPETTPNADSIAIIESKDQPVLLKRNTRVNIEWRIRNLPYPIETYSIKAQNGDKSIIISTSNKKYYKKLEVPELARLGLPIEQMNIDATHKYNTLIITYKKPQELLNMDKEWFEELNKIKPIKDIPNECKTQ, encoded by the exons atgaaaagaaaatttaatttggttGAAAAAATCGATTCCAGTGGACACCACAATAATAAAGAAGTTTTCTTTTCGGAGACTGACACAGAATacaaaatgtacaaaaatactATCTGGTACAATTTACTAATGAATGCAGAGAAAACTTGTTTAAAGGATgaacaaattaaaaagattcattataaatttgatGATGGGAAGGAAATGGTTGAGGAATACAATGTTGACACAAAAGTGTTGCTAAGAAGAGCTTGGAAAATGAAGGGCAAACTGGGAGGAGAGGGTAAATGGTCTGTAGAATTAGGTGACCCTATTCCTGAAACAACACCAAATGCTGATTCTATTGCCATTATAGAAAGTAAAGATCAG ccTGTTTTGTTAAAACGGAACACAAGGGTTAATATAGAGTGGAGGATAAGAAATCTACCTTATCCTATAGAAACATATTCTATTAAAGCACAAAATGGAGACAagtctattattattagtacttCCAATAAGAAGTACTACAAAAAACTAGAGGTGCCTGAATTAGCGAGATTAGGTTTGCCAATTGAACAAATGAATATTGATGCTACTCACAAATACAATACACTTATTATTACT TATAAGAAACCACAGGAATTATTGAATATGGACAAGGAGTGGTTTGAAGAATTGAACAAAATCAAACCTATTAAAGATATACCAAATGAGTGTAAAACACAGTAG